From a single Kryptolebias marmoratus isolate JLee-2015 linkage group LG17, ASM164957v2, whole genome shotgun sequence genomic region:
- the dlgap5 gene encoding disks large-associated protein 5 isoform X2 — MESLFGRLRQRDTSVSMLRVKMSRRRSRSQKENRERAVNTRRQLDKLPELETSSLNVSIATANIQEKQNIAKSAKTVAQEERMKRLERWKEQKALQKEKEKREKERKGVFKTGLYQPKDIVTFPSLPSVPPASSRPKEKKMTAAPSYSTRVTRAMKQQQQEAQKPLTLQNLNTAANRAQPAAERSTRARVAVTKPQPAAAKTSVCAGYPAVQGPARASLSRSASKTPVTRTPVAKDNPKAKAADVRTTRARAVFKSLAPPSGQAEKCKAASSTTNVAASKEPELKEHQEPEQKPCPPSPPPRPEEDMVVDQAPEKNSALQSFAPEGFVFQAPAGMSSFKFEPMTPRSADAFLTPSSSFNFQPSPELPAEPSEVAPPETPRCSPPPRTSPAVAPPTPGNPLESKHDVPYFRSEITNETDRLTMLCLLWEAKVEDESIPEEMRDRMRAAVGQARLLMKKRFNQFSGLVDDCELGRGEKVTTCTDLQGFWDMVYFQVEDVKKKFDALKEAEGRGWVEEHKPPPRQRKMVKKPPVAPPAKPAVTKAAAKSRLAAVKAAMKAKQQAAEAEKAAQAAANAETPTSQEPQPQAEAQTKETVVFDGGFFKVESPAKPPVRRSSRLSAAVPPQASPCSLLSPRRVAPRRSLALARTPVGAHASPAQTVRTPGHLHLALEQTPASKPERGTPQASQSRRDPVNASLCFSPVREVLSDEAQSAQNPTQPSEIVCMQEDSATTVSVEKEDDAPVVTITSDLTLSPRLSLSPCTTPLPVLQAPEPPSSLSFMLSPCGTPSHTPISSPVAQLPVEAQQSVCLSPDGSVIEEIPGLDFERYLQPSQRCSVSPRDVVAGEMLSPRGADVEMESPRGQPEDLLMEQEPALSAVSSVFTLPSPQVQTAESDLLLFTPDIKDRIRESVCPRDLMVFTPPSNV; from the exons ATGGAGTCTCTATTTGGTCGCCTCCGGCAGCGGGACACAAGCGTGTCGATGCTGAGGGTAAAAATGTCCCGCAGAAGGTCTCGGTCCCAGAAGGAGAATCGAGAACGAGCTGTGAATACACGCAGGCAGCTGGATAAACTCCCAGAGCTGGAAACGTCTTCCCTGAACGTCTCCATAGCCACGGCCAACATTCAAGAGAAGCAGAACATTGCCAAGTCTGCGAAAA CTGTTGCCCAAGAGGAGAGAATGAAACGTCTCGAGCGCTGGAAAGAACAGAAGGCCCTccagaaggagaaggaaaagagagaaaaggagcgCAAAGGAGTATTTAAGACTGGCCTCTATCAGCCCAAGGACATCGTTACTTTTCCCTCGCTGCCCTCGGTTCCACCTGCTTCATCCAGACCGAAGGAG AAAAAGATGACTGCAGCTCCATCCTATAGTACCAGAGTCACCCGTGCAatgaaacaacagcagcaagaagcacaaaag CCTCTGACATTGCAGAACCTAAATACTGCAGCAAACAGAG CTCAACCTGCTGCGGAGAGATCAACCAGAGCCCGTGTGGCTGTCACCAAGCCTCAACCAGCTGCTGCCAAGACCAGCGTTTGCGCGG GCTATCCTGCCGTACAGGGGCCCGCACGAGCTTCATTGTCCAGGTCAGCCAGCAAGACTCCCGTTACAAGAACTCCCGTGGCAAAAGACAATCCCAAGGCCAAGGCTGCAG ATGTGAGAACAACAAGGGCCAGAGCAGTTTTTAAGTCTCTGGCCCCTCCCTCTGGTCAAGCAGAGAAGTGTAAAG ctgcaAGCAGCACCACAAACGTTGCTGCCTCCAAG GAGCCAGAGTTGAAGGAGCATCAGGAACCAGAGCAAAAACCTTGTCCTCCCAGCCCACCACCCCGTCCCGAAGAAGACATGGTGGTAGACCAAGCTCCAGAGAAGAACTCTGCCCTCCAGTCCTTTGCTCCGGAGGGTTTTGTCTTCCAGGCTCCCGCTGGCATGTCGTCTTTTAAGTTTGAGCCCATGACGCCTCGCTCAGCTGACGCCTTCCTCACACCAAG TTCCAGTTTCAATTTTCAGCCATCTCCAGAGTTACCAGCTGAGCCGAGTGAAGTCGCTCCACCAGAGACTCCTCgctgctctccccctcctcgtACATCTCCTGCAGTTGCTCCTCCGACTCCAGGGAATCCCCTGGAATCAAAGCACGATGTACCTTACTTTAG ATCGGAAATCACCAAtgaaacagacagactgacaatGCTTTGTCTCCTCTGGGAGGCCAAAGTGGAGGATGAGTCCATTCCAGAAGAAA TGAGAGACCGCATGCGTGCAGCTGTTGGGCAGGCGAGGCTGCTGATGAAAAAGCGGTTCAACCAGTTCAGCGGACTGGTGGACGACTGCGAGCTGGGGCGTGGGGAGAAGGTCACCACCTGCACTGACCTGCAGGGATTCTGGGACATGGTTTACTTCCAG GTGGAAGAcgtaaaaaagaagtttgatGCTCTCAAAGAGGCGGAGGGTCGAGGCTGGGTGGAGGAGCACAAACCCCCACCGCGCCAGAGGAAAATGGTGAAG aaaCCACCAGTGGCACCACCTGCCAAGCCAGCAGTAACCAAAGCTGCAGCTAAGTCTCGTCTGGCTGCCGTGAAAGCCGCCATGAAAGCCAAACAGCAGGCAGCTGAGGCAGAGAAAGCAGCGCAGGCGGCTGCAAACGCTGAAACCCCGACCTCTCAGGAACCACAGCCCCAAGCAGAGGCCCAAACTAAGGAAACGGTGGTCTTTGATGGAGGTTTCTTTAAGGTGGAGAGCCCAGCCAAACCACCAG tTCGGAGATCGAGCCGCCTGAGCGCCGCGGTGCCTCCTCAGGCCTCACCCTGCTCCCTGCTCTCACCCAGAAGAGTCGCTCCTCGAAGGTCCCTTGCACTAGCGCGGACTCCCGTTGGCGCACACGCTTCCCCTGCTCAAACCGTCCGCACTCCAGGGCACCTCCACCTCGCCCTCGAGCAAACTCCCGCGTCGAAGCCTGAGCGAGGAACTCCCCAGGCCTCCCAGAGCAGAAGGGACCCGGTAAACGCCTCTCTCTGTTTCTCCCCCGTGAGGGAGGTGCTTTCAGACGAGGCCCAGTCTGCACAGAACCCCACACAGCCGTCAGAAATTGTCTGTATGCAGGAGGACTCTGCAACAACAGTTTCTGTAGAAAAGGAGGACGATGCACCAGTTGTTACTATCACCAGCGACCTCACTCTGTCACCAAGACTTTCCCTCTCTCCATGTACAACTCCTCTTCCGGTCCTGCAGGCTCCTGAGCCTCCATCATCCTTGAGTTTCATGCTGTCCCCCTGTGGGACTCCTAGCCATACCCCCATCTCCTCTCCTGTTGCGCAGCTTCCTGTGGAGGCCCAGCAGTCTGTGTGTCTCTCGCCTGATGGCTCCGTCATTGAG GAGATCCCTGGTTTGGATTTTGAGCGCTACCTCCAGCCTTCACAGAGATGCAGCGTTTCACCAAGAGATGTGGTTGCTGGAGAGATGTTGTCACCCAGGGGAGCGGATGTAGAGATGGAGAGTCCCAGGGGTCAACCTGAGGACCTTCTTATGGAACAGGAGCCAG CTCTGTCAGCGGTGTCTTCGGTGTTTACTCTTCCATCACCACAG gttCAGACTGCTGAGTCCGACCTGCTCCTCTTCACCCCTGACATAAAGGACAGGATACGGGAATCCGTCTGTCCCAGAGATCTGATGGTCTTCACCCCACCTTCCAATGtgtag
- the dlgap5 gene encoding disks large-associated protein 5 isoform X3: MESLFGRLRQRDTSVSMLRVKMSRRRSRSQKENRERAVNTRRQLDKLPELETSSLNVSIATANIQEKQNIAKSAKTVAQEERMKRLERWKEQKALQKEKEKREKERKGVFKTGLYQPKDIVTFPSLPSVPPASSRPKEKKMTAAPSYSTRVTRAMKQQQQEAQKPLTLQNLNTAANRAQPAAERSTRARVAVTKPQPAAAKTSVCAGYPAVQGPARASLSRSASKTPVTRTPVAKDNPKAKAADVRTTRARAVFKSLAPPSGQAEKCKAASSTTNVAASKEPELKEHQEPEQKPCPPSPPPRPEEDMVVDQAPEKNSALQSFAPEGFVFQAPAGMSSFKFEPMTPRSADAFLTPSSSFNFQPSPELPAEPSEVAPPETPRCSPPPRTSPAVAPPTPGNPLESKHDVPYFRSEITNETDRLTMLCLLWEAKVEDESIPEEMRDRMRAAVGQARLLMKKRFNQFSGLVDDCELGRGEKVTTCTDLQGFWDMVYFQVEDVKKKFDALKEAEGRGWVEEHKPPPRQRKMVKKPPVAPPAKPAVTKAAAKSRLAAVKAAMKAKQQAAEAEKAAQAAANAETPTSQEPQPQAEAQTKETVVFDGGFFKVESPAKPPVRRSSRLSAAVPPQASPCSLLSPRRVAPRRSLALARTPVGAHASPAQTVRTPGHLHLALEQTPASKPERGTPQASQSRRDPVNASLCFSPVREVLSDEAQSAQNPTQPSEIVCMQEDSATTVSVEKEDDAPVVTITSDLTLSPRLSLSPCTTPLPVLQAPEPPSSLSFMLSPCGTPSHTPISSPVAQLPVEAQQSVCLSPDGSVIEEIPGLDFERYLQPSQRCSVSPRDVVAGEMLSPRGADVEMESPRGQPEDLLMEQEPGSDC; the protein is encoded by the exons ATGGAGTCTCTATTTGGTCGCCTCCGGCAGCGGGACACAAGCGTGTCGATGCTGAGGGTAAAAATGTCCCGCAGAAGGTCTCGGTCCCAGAAGGAGAATCGAGAACGAGCTGTGAATACACGCAGGCAGCTGGATAAACTCCCAGAGCTGGAAACGTCTTCCCTGAACGTCTCCATAGCCACGGCCAACATTCAAGAGAAGCAGAACATTGCCAAGTCTGCGAAAA CTGTTGCCCAAGAGGAGAGAATGAAACGTCTCGAGCGCTGGAAAGAACAGAAGGCCCTccagaaggagaaggaaaagagagaaaaggagcgCAAAGGAGTATTTAAGACTGGCCTCTATCAGCCCAAGGACATCGTTACTTTTCCCTCGCTGCCCTCGGTTCCACCTGCTTCATCCAGACCGAAGGAG AAAAAGATGACTGCAGCTCCATCCTATAGTACCAGAGTCACCCGTGCAatgaaacaacagcagcaagaagcacaaaag CCTCTGACATTGCAGAACCTAAATACTGCAGCAAACAGAG CTCAACCTGCTGCGGAGAGATCAACCAGAGCCCGTGTGGCTGTCACCAAGCCTCAACCAGCTGCTGCCAAGACCAGCGTTTGCGCGG GCTATCCTGCCGTACAGGGGCCCGCACGAGCTTCATTGTCCAGGTCAGCCAGCAAGACTCCCGTTACAAGAACTCCCGTGGCAAAAGACAATCCCAAGGCCAAGGCTGCAG ATGTGAGAACAACAAGGGCCAGAGCAGTTTTTAAGTCTCTGGCCCCTCCCTCTGGTCAAGCAGAGAAGTGTAAAG ctgcaAGCAGCACCACAAACGTTGCTGCCTCCAAG GAGCCAGAGTTGAAGGAGCATCAGGAACCAGAGCAAAAACCTTGTCCTCCCAGCCCACCACCCCGTCCCGAAGAAGACATGGTGGTAGACCAAGCTCCAGAGAAGAACTCTGCCCTCCAGTCCTTTGCTCCGGAGGGTTTTGTCTTCCAGGCTCCCGCTGGCATGTCGTCTTTTAAGTTTGAGCCCATGACGCCTCGCTCAGCTGACGCCTTCCTCACACCAAG TTCCAGTTTCAATTTTCAGCCATCTCCAGAGTTACCAGCTGAGCCGAGTGAAGTCGCTCCACCAGAGACTCCTCgctgctctccccctcctcgtACATCTCCTGCAGTTGCTCCTCCGACTCCAGGGAATCCCCTGGAATCAAAGCACGATGTACCTTACTTTAG ATCGGAAATCACCAAtgaaacagacagactgacaatGCTTTGTCTCCTCTGGGAGGCCAAAGTGGAGGATGAGTCCATTCCAGAAGAAA TGAGAGACCGCATGCGTGCAGCTGTTGGGCAGGCGAGGCTGCTGATGAAAAAGCGGTTCAACCAGTTCAGCGGACTGGTGGACGACTGCGAGCTGGGGCGTGGGGAGAAGGTCACCACCTGCACTGACCTGCAGGGATTCTGGGACATGGTTTACTTCCAG GTGGAAGAcgtaaaaaagaagtttgatGCTCTCAAAGAGGCGGAGGGTCGAGGCTGGGTGGAGGAGCACAAACCCCCACCGCGCCAGAGGAAAATGGTGAAG aaaCCACCAGTGGCACCACCTGCCAAGCCAGCAGTAACCAAAGCTGCAGCTAAGTCTCGTCTGGCTGCCGTGAAAGCCGCCATGAAAGCCAAACAGCAGGCAGCTGAGGCAGAGAAAGCAGCGCAGGCGGCTGCAAACGCTGAAACCCCGACCTCTCAGGAACCACAGCCCCAAGCAGAGGCCCAAACTAAGGAAACGGTGGTCTTTGATGGAGGTTTCTTTAAGGTGGAGAGCCCAGCCAAACCACCAG tTCGGAGATCGAGCCGCCTGAGCGCCGCGGTGCCTCCTCAGGCCTCACCCTGCTCCCTGCTCTCACCCAGAAGAGTCGCTCCTCGAAGGTCCCTTGCACTAGCGCGGACTCCCGTTGGCGCACACGCTTCCCCTGCTCAAACCGTCCGCACTCCAGGGCACCTCCACCTCGCCCTCGAGCAAACTCCCGCGTCGAAGCCTGAGCGAGGAACTCCCCAGGCCTCCCAGAGCAGAAGGGACCCGGTAAACGCCTCTCTCTGTTTCTCCCCCGTGAGGGAGGTGCTTTCAGACGAGGCCCAGTCTGCACAGAACCCCACACAGCCGTCAGAAATTGTCTGTATGCAGGAGGACTCTGCAACAACAGTTTCTGTAGAAAAGGAGGACGATGCACCAGTTGTTACTATCACCAGCGACCTCACTCTGTCACCAAGACTTTCCCTCTCTCCATGTACAACTCCTCTTCCGGTCCTGCAGGCTCCTGAGCCTCCATCATCCTTGAGTTTCATGCTGTCCCCCTGTGGGACTCCTAGCCATACCCCCATCTCCTCTCCTGTTGCGCAGCTTCCTGTGGAGGCCCAGCAGTCTGTGTGTCTCTCGCCTGATGGCTCCGTCATTGAG GAGATCCCTGGTTTGGATTTTGAGCGCTACCTCCAGCCTTCACAGAGATGCAGCGTTTCACCAAGAGATGTGGTTGCTGGAGAGATGTTGTCACCCAGGGGAGCGGATGTAGAGATGGAGAGTCCCAGGGGTCAACCTGAGGACCTTCTTATGGAACAGGAGCCAG gttCAGACTGCTGA
- the dlgap5 gene encoding disks large-associated protein 5 isoform X1, with product MESLFGRLRQRDTSVSMLRVKMSRRRSRSQKENRERAVNTRRQLDKLPELETSSLNVSIATANIQEKQNIAKSAKTVAQEERMKRLERWKEQKALQKEKEKREKERKGVFKTGLYQPKDIVTFPSLPSVPPASSRPKEKKMTAAPSYSTRVTRAMKQQQQEAQKPLTLQNLNTAANRAQPAAERSTRARVAVTKPQPAAAKTSVCAGYPAVQGPARASLSRSASKTPVTRTPVAKDNPKAKAADVRTTRARAVFKSLAPPSGQAEKCKAASSTTNVAASKEPELKEHQEPEQKPCPPSPPPRPEEDMVVDQAPEKNSALQSFAPEGFVFQAPAGMSSFKFEPMTPRSADAFLTPSSSFNFQPSPELPAEPSEVAPPETPRCSPPPRTSPAVAPPTPGNPLESKHDVPYFRSEITNETDRLTMLCLLWEAKVEDESIPEEMRDRMRAAVGQARLLMKKRFNQFSGLVDDCELGRGEKVTTCTDLQGFWDMVYFQVEDVKKKFDALKEAEGRGWVEEHKPPPRQRKMVKKPPVAPPAKPAVTKAAAKSRLAAVKAAMKAKQQAAEAEKAAQAAANAETPTSQEPQPQAEAQTKETVVFDGGFFKVESPAKPPVRRSSRLSAAVPPQASPCSLLSPRRVAPRRSLALARTPVGAHASPAQTVRTPGHLHLALEQTPASKPERGTPQASQSRRDPVNASLCFSPVREVLSDEAQSAQNPTQPSEIVCMQEDSATTVSVEKEDDAPVVTITSDLTLSPRLSLSPCTTPLPVLQAPEPPSSLSFMLSPCGTPSHTPISSPVAQLPVEAQQSVCLSPDGSVIEEIPGLDFERYLQPSQRCSVSPRDVVAGEMLSPRGADVEMESPRGQPEDLLMEQEPALSAVSSVFTLPSPQVKVQTAESDLLLFTPDIKDRIRESVCPRDLMVFTPPSNV from the exons ATGGAGTCTCTATTTGGTCGCCTCCGGCAGCGGGACACAAGCGTGTCGATGCTGAGGGTAAAAATGTCCCGCAGAAGGTCTCGGTCCCAGAAGGAGAATCGAGAACGAGCTGTGAATACACGCAGGCAGCTGGATAAACTCCCAGAGCTGGAAACGTCTTCCCTGAACGTCTCCATAGCCACGGCCAACATTCAAGAGAAGCAGAACATTGCCAAGTCTGCGAAAA CTGTTGCCCAAGAGGAGAGAATGAAACGTCTCGAGCGCTGGAAAGAACAGAAGGCCCTccagaaggagaaggaaaagagagaaaaggagcgCAAAGGAGTATTTAAGACTGGCCTCTATCAGCCCAAGGACATCGTTACTTTTCCCTCGCTGCCCTCGGTTCCACCTGCTTCATCCAGACCGAAGGAG AAAAAGATGACTGCAGCTCCATCCTATAGTACCAGAGTCACCCGTGCAatgaaacaacagcagcaagaagcacaaaag CCTCTGACATTGCAGAACCTAAATACTGCAGCAAACAGAG CTCAACCTGCTGCGGAGAGATCAACCAGAGCCCGTGTGGCTGTCACCAAGCCTCAACCAGCTGCTGCCAAGACCAGCGTTTGCGCGG GCTATCCTGCCGTACAGGGGCCCGCACGAGCTTCATTGTCCAGGTCAGCCAGCAAGACTCCCGTTACAAGAACTCCCGTGGCAAAAGACAATCCCAAGGCCAAGGCTGCAG ATGTGAGAACAACAAGGGCCAGAGCAGTTTTTAAGTCTCTGGCCCCTCCCTCTGGTCAAGCAGAGAAGTGTAAAG ctgcaAGCAGCACCACAAACGTTGCTGCCTCCAAG GAGCCAGAGTTGAAGGAGCATCAGGAACCAGAGCAAAAACCTTGTCCTCCCAGCCCACCACCCCGTCCCGAAGAAGACATGGTGGTAGACCAAGCTCCAGAGAAGAACTCTGCCCTCCAGTCCTTTGCTCCGGAGGGTTTTGTCTTCCAGGCTCCCGCTGGCATGTCGTCTTTTAAGTTTGAGCCCATGACGCCTCGCTCAGCTGACGCCTTCCTCACACCAAG TTCCAGTTTCAATTTTCAGCCATCTCCAGAGTTACCAGCTGAGCCGAGTGAAGTCGCTCCACCAGAGACTCCTCgctgctctccccctcctcgtACATCTCCTGCAGTTGCTCCTCCGACTCCAGGGAATCCCCTGGAATCAAAGCACGATGTACCTTACTTTAG ATCGGAAATCACCAAtgaaacagacagactgacaatGCTTTGTCTCCTCTGGGAGGCCAAAGTGGAGGATGAGTCCATTCCAGAAGAAA TGAGAGACCGCATGCGTGCAGCTGTTGGGCAGGCGAGGCTGCTGATGAAAAAGCGGTTCAACCAGTTCAGCGGACTGGTGGACGACTGCGAGCTGGGGCGTGGGGAGAAGGTCACCACCTGCACTGACCTGCAGGGATTCTGGGACATGGTTTACTTCCAG GTGGAAGAcgtaaaaaagaagtttgatGCTCTCAAAGAGGCGGAGGGTCGAGGCTGGGTGGAGGAGCACAAACCCCCACCGCGCCAGAGGAAAATGGTGAAG aaaCCACCAGTGGCACCACCTGCCAAGCCAGCAGTAACCAAAGCTGCAGCTAAGTCTCGTCTGGCTGCCGTGAAAGCCGCCATGAAAGCCAAACAGCAGGCAGCTGAGGCAGAGAAAGCAGCGCAGGCGGCTGCAAACGCTGAAACCCCGACCTCTCAGGAACCACAGCCCCAAGCAGAGGCCCAAACTAAGGAAACGGTGGTCTTTGATGGAGGTTTCTTTAAGGTGGAGAGCCCAGCCAAACCACCAG tTCGGAGATCGAGCCGCCTGAGCGCCGCGGTGCCTCCTCAGGCCTCACCCTGCTCCCTGCTCTCACCCAGAAGAGTCGCTCCTCGAAGGTCCCTTGCACTAGCGCGGACTCCCGTTGGCGCACACGCTTCCCCTGCTCAAACCGTCCGCACTCCAGGGCACCTCCACCTCGCCCTCGAGCAAACTCCCGCGTCGAAGCCTGAGCGAGGAACTCCCCAGGCCTCCCAGAGCAGAAGGGACCCGGTAAACGCCTCTCTCTGTTTCTCCCCCGTGAGGGAGGTGCTTTCAGACGAGGCCCAGTCTGCACAGAACCCCACACAGCCGTCAGAAATTGTCTGTATGCAGGAGGACTCTGCAACAACAGTTTCTGTAGAAAAGGAGGACGATGCACCAGTTGTTACTATCACCAGCGACCTCACTCTGTCACCAAGACTTTCCCTCTCTCCATGTACAACTCCTCTTCCGGTCCTGCAGGCTCCTGAGCCTCCATCATCCTTGAGTTTCATGCTGTCCCCCTGTGGGACTCCTAGCCATACCCCCATCTCCTCTCCTGTTGCGCAGCTTCCTGTGGAGGCCCAGCAGTCTGTGTGTCTCTCGCCTGATGGCTCCGTCATTGAG GAGATCCCTGGTTTGGATTTTGAGCGCTACCTCCAGCCTTCACAGAGATGCAGCGTTTCACCAAGAGATGTGGTTGCTGGAGAGATGTTGTCACCCAGGGGAGCGGATGTAGAGATGGAGAGTCCCAGGGGTCAACCTGAGGACCTTCTTATGGAACAGGAGCCAG CTCTGTCAGCGGTGTCTTCGGTGTTTACTCTTCCATCACCACAGGTCAAG gttCAGACTGCTGAGTCCGACCTGCTCCTCTTCACCCCTGACATAAAGGACAGGATACGGGAATCCGTCTGTCCCAGAGATCTGATGGTCTTCACCCCACCTTCCAATGtgtag